Proteins encoded within one genomic window of Ranitomeya variabilis isolate aRanVar5 chromosome 4, aRanVar5.hap1, whole genome shotgun sequence:
- the HSPB6 gene encoding heat shock protein beta-6, with amino-acid sequence MDITIHHPWMRRPLVAAPLFPSRILGQRFGEGVLESDLFASMISPYYLRSPSVPPTEAGLSEVTLDKDQFSVLLDVKHFSPEELTVKVVGNYVEVHARHEERQDEHGFISREFHRRYKVPATVNPAAISSALSAEGLLSIQAPVTDSSKTEERSIPIARQ; translated from the exons atggacatcaccatccATCACCCCTGGATGCGCCGGCCCCTCGTGGCTGCGCCGCTCTTCCCCAGCCGCATCCTGGGACAGAGGTTCGGGGAAGGCGTCCTGGAGTCCGATCTGTTCGCCTCTATGATCAGTCCGTATTATCTCCGCTCCCCCAGCGTCCCCCCGACCGAAGCGGGGCTGTCCGAG GTGACGCTGGACAAGGACCAGTTCTCGGTTCTCCTGGATGTGAAGCATTTCTCCCCGGAAGAGCTAACGGTGAAGGTGGTCGGCAATTACGTGGAGGTTCACGCCCGGCACGAGGAGCGACAG GATGAACACGGCTTCATCTCCCGGGAGTTTCACCGACGCTACAAGGTCCCGGCGACCGTCAACCCTGCTGCCATAAGCTCCGCACTCTCAGCGGAGGGTCTGCTCTCCATCCAAGCCCCCGTGACTGACAGCAGCAAGACGGAGGAGAGGAGCATACCCATCGCCCGGCAGTGA
- the PSENEN gene encoding gamma-secretase subunit PEN-2, which yields MNLERVPNEEKLQLCRKYYLGGFALLPFLWLVNVTWFFKEAFLKPAYTEQPQIQSYVKRSAFGLLVWVAILTTWISIYQTHRASWGATGDYLSFTIPLGIP from the exons ATGAACCTGGAGCGCGTCCCCAACGAGGAGAAGCTGCAGCTGTGTCGAAAGTATTACCTGG GGGGCTTTGCTCTGCTGCCGTTCCTGTGGCTCGTTAACGTCACGTGGTTCTTTAAGGAAGCGTTCTTGAAGCCGGCGTACACGGAGCAGCCACAGATCCAGAGCT ATGTGAAGCGCTCTGCCTTTGGCCTCTTGGTGTGGGTGGCCATCCTCACCACGTGGATCAGCATCTACCAGACACATCGGGCCAGCTGGGGCGCCACCGGTGACTACCTGTCCTTCACTATACCTCTGGGCATCCCCTGA